One window of the Sphaerochaeta associata genome contains the following:
- a CDS encoding class I SAM-dependent methyltransferase: MADPWYVSLFKNYAEHYDNESFTQGTLGECDFIEQELGYDKSLSILDVGCGTGRHTIELTKRGYRVTGIDLSEAQLRRAREKAAKEMLDITFLQADARRLPFESRFDAAIMLCEGGFCLMETDEENEAILVSIARALKDDALLLFTALNGLFPLTHSLTEFYGNVDDAGSACQENHFDAISMRDSNTTIFTDDDMIEHSVSSTERFYIPSEIQAMLQKLGFSTIEFFGATLGSFSRDKPLTSDDFELLAVAKRKLASNTLLSLYTKSLQSGMHQRAYRMVLSFLITLQSALQEDFPQAKVTSLYQGYQDMSYIALVPKAFEPLGLKLAVVYLHRENSFEFWLAARNRSLQDVWREKLRTKVHEPYTLVEKGKGIDAIVSTTFDGEISFDNQSRLIARLCDTIQAMLSDLDELLQ, encoded by the coding sequence ATGGCGGATCCTTGGTATGTCTCTCTGTTCAAGAATTATGCCGAGCACTACGACAACGAATCCTTCACCCAAGGTACGCTTGGTGAGTGCGACTTCATCGAACAGGAATTGGGCTATGACAAGAGCCTTAGTATTCTCGATGTAGGCTGTGGAACCGGCAGGCACACCATCGAGTTGACCAAGCGCGGCTATAGGGTGACAGGAATCGATTTAAGCGAGGCGCAGCTCAGACGCGCCAGAGAAAAGGCGGCCAAGGAGATGCTGGACATCACCTTCCTCCAAGCCGATGCCCGCCGTTTACCCTTTGAAAGTCGATTCGATGCCGCCATCATGCTCTGCGAAGGCGGCTTCTGCCTGATGGAGACCGACGAGGAGAATGAGGCAATACTTGTCAGCATTGCAAGAGCACTGAAGGATGACGCCCTTCTTCTCTTCACCGCCCTCAACGGACTGTTCCCGCTCACCCACTCCCTGACCGAGTTCTACGGCAACGTCGATGATGCAGGCTCGGCATGCCAAGAGAACCACTTCGATGCAATCAGCATGCGCGACAGTAATACAACCATCTTCACCGATGACGATATGATCGAGCACAGCGTCAGCAGCACCGAACGTTTCTACATTCCCAGTGAGATTCAGGCGATGCTTCAAAAGCTTGGGTTTTCGACCATAGAATTCTTTGGTGCAACACTGGGTTCTTTCAGCAGGGATAAGCCGTTGACCAGCGATGATTTTGAATTGCTGGCTGTTGCAAAAAGAAAGCTTGCTTCCAATACCCTGCTCAGTCTCTACACCAAAAGCCTTCAGTCGGGCATGCATCAGAGGGCTTATCGTATGGTTCTCTCCTTCCTAATCACTTTGCAGTCAGCATTGCAAGAGGATTTTCCCCAAGCAAAGGTCACGTCTCTCTATCAGGGGTATCAGGATATGAGTTATATAGCCCTCGTTCCCAAAGCATTTGAACCTCTTGGACTGAAGCTTGCCGTCGTTTACCTGCACAGGGAGAACTCTTTCGAGTTCTGGTTGGCTGCCAGGAACCGCAGCCTGCAGGATGTTTGGAGGGAGAAGCTCAGAACCAAGGTGCATGAGCCTTATACCTTGGTTGAGAAGGGCAAGGGCATCGATGCCATTGTCAGCACCACGTTCGATGGTGAAATTTCCTTCGACAACCAAAGCAGGCTGATCGCCCGATTATGTGATACAATACAGGCGATGCTTTCGGATCTGGACGAACTACTGCAGTAG
- a CDS encoding TIGR02452 family protein, producing the protein MWDAGRWYEQFEKASREQDYDKLHALRRDVFLDTVGDVRKGFYTSSGGKKRIFGDEKPMLEGSVLYQNELKANRHEEKKSSVVEVRQLDTLQAARLLENPLVLNMANRHQPGGGVLSGAGAQEEYLFRVSNYYRSLYQFSDIGLSFDVPRRQESYPLDRNHGGVYSSHVAVFRGTEQEGYPKLEHPSVFSFVAVAAINEPNLMRDHNDHYWLEDSFIEPTKRKIRTIFNIALVHDHENLVLGAFGCGAFKNPPNHIARLFKEVLEEPLYKNQFSHIIFAILDNHNSYRYFNPEGNFKPFQQVFEPIQGR; encoded by the coding sequence ATGTGGGACGCTGGAAGGTGGTATGAGCAATTCGAAAAGGCTTCTCGCGAGCAGGACTATGACAAGCTGCATGCTCTGCGGCGGGATGTGTTTCTCGATACCGTCGGGGATGTAAGGAAGGGATTTTATACGTCCTCCGGCGGGAAAAAACGTATCTTTGGTGATGAGAAGCCGATGCTTGAAGGTTCAGTCCTCTACCAGAATGAGCTGAAGGCGAACCGACACGAAGAGAAGAAGAGCTCCGTCGTAGAGGTAAGACAACTCGATACTCTGCAGGCCGCCAGGTTGTTGGAAAACCCTCTGGTGCTGAACATGGCCAACCGCCACCAGCCCGGCGGAGGAGTACTCAGCGGGGCAGGAGCCCAGGAGGAGTATCTCTTTCGAGTTTCCAACTACTATCGTTCGCTCTACCAATTCAGCGATATCGGCCTCTCTTTCGACGTCCCTAGACGACAGGAGTCCTATCCGCTGGACCGAAACCATGGCGGTGTCTACTCCTCTCATGTCGCGGTGTTCAGAGGAACGGAACAGGAAGGTTATCCCAAGCTCGAACACCCGTCGGTCTTCTCGTTCGTGGCGGTGGCGGCGATCAACGAGCCCAACTTGATGCGGGACCACAACGACCACTACTGGCTTGAGGACTCCTTCATCGAGCCGACCAAGCGAAAAATCAGGACCATATTCAATATCGCCCTCGTCCATGACCATGAGAACTTGGTGCTCGGGGCTTTTGGTTGCGGGGCGTTCAAGAATCCACCGAACCATATCGCACGGTTGTTCAAGGAGGTTCTTGAGGAACCTCTCTACAAGAACCAATTTTCGCATATCATCTTCGCAATTCTGGATAATCATAATTCATACAGGTATTTCAACCCTGAAGGCAATTTCAAACCATTTCAGCAGGTGTTTGAACCCATCCAAGGACGTTAG
- a CDS encoding macro domain-containing protein: protein MPFFLIKGDITTLSTDAIVNAANTELKMGGGVCGSIFKAAGREQMENACSALGPIKTGAAVITPAFNLKARYVIHTAGPVYRDGKSGEEAELRACYTNSLALAKQHRCRSVAFPLISSGIYGYPKEKAVKVATDAIRSFLKDSDMEVSLVLFDRTQIHTPLLNEVQKYLDAAYDPSQARSLLDEELQALHHVFEPVTGAPMQDGLQAMLQNLDEPFSDTLLRMIREQGKSEVEVYKRANLDRKHFSKIRSGKGYLPSKKTILALALALELDIQDTAWLLERAGYALSPASKFDVIVEYFIKEQIYDIFAINEVLFSYDQPLLGS from the coding sequence ATGCCATTTTTTCTCATCAAAGGTGACATTACCACGCTTTCGACGGACGCCATCGTCAATGCAGCCAATACCGAGCTTAAGATGGGTGGTGGGGTGTGCGGCTCGATTTTCAAGGCTGCAGGCAGAGAACAGATGGAAAATGCCTGTTCAGCCCTCGGCCCCATCAAAACCGGGGCGGCGGTTATCACCCCGGCTTTCAATCTCAAGGCAAGGTATGTCATCCATACAGCCGGTCCTGTCTACAGGGACGGAAAGAGCGGCGAGGAAGCAGAGCTTCGTGCCTGTTACACAAACAGTCTTGCACTCGCAAAGCAACACCGATGTAGAAGCGTCGCCTTTCCTCTGATCAGCAGCGGCATCTACGGCTATCCGAAGGAAAAAGCCGTCAAGGTGGCAACTGATGCAATCCGAAGCTTCCTCAAGGACTCTGACATGGAAGTCTCCTTGGTACTCTTCGATCGGACACAGATACACACACCCCTGCTCAATGAGGTGCAGAAATACCTTGATGCGGCATATGATCCATCGCAGGCCCGATCATTGCTGGATGAAGAGCTGCAGGCTCTACACCATGTCTTTGAGCCGGTGACAGGGGCACCAATGCAAGATGGTTTACAGGCCATGTTGCAAAACCTTGATGAACCATTTTCTGATACGCTGTTACGAATGATCAGGGAACAAGGCAAATCAGAAGTGGAAGTCTACAAGAGGGCCAATCTCGACCGCAAGCACTTCTCCAAGATCAGGAGCGGCAAGGGCTACCTGCCAAGCAAGAAAACAATTCTAGCCCTCGCCCTGGCACTGGAGCTGGACATACAGGATACGGCCTGGCTGCTTGAGCGTGCCGGCTATGCTCTCTCGCCTGCAAGCAAGTTCGATGTCATTGTCGAATATTTCATCAAGGAACAGATCTACGACATCTTCGCAATCAATGAGGTGCTGTTCAGTTACGACCAACCGCTGCTTGGCAGCTGA
- a CDS encoding vWA domain-containing protein has product MQTGLTELVFILDKSGSMSGLESDTIGGFNAMLDKQKKVEGECFITTALFDNTYELLHDHLPIKAVNPLTEKEYCVGGSTALLDAIGRTVHTIENVQRHMKAEQILMVIITDGQENASREYSSDAIKEMIKAKQQEKWEFLFLGANIDAIETASHFGIQADRAQSFHADSEGIQVNFNVVCDAVSSVRTYKKVPENWKEGIKQDFEKRRSKKR; this is encoded by the coding sequence ATGCAAACTGGATTAACGGAATTGGTTTTCATCCTGGACAAGAGTGGTTCGATGAGCGGTTTGGAGTCCGATACCATCGGAGGGTTCAATGCGATGCTGGACAAGCAGAAGAAGGTTGAGGGAGAATGCTTCATAACGACGGCTCTCTTTGACAACACGTATGAACTGCTTCATGACCATCTCCCGATCAAAGCGGTTAATCCTCTTACGGAGAAGGAGTATTGTGTGGGCGGCAGTACTGCGCTGCTTGATGCCATCGGTCGGACGGTGCATACAATAGAGAATGTTCAAAGGCATATGAAAGCAGAGCAGATCCTGATGGTCATCATCACTGACGGGCAGGAGAATGCAAGCAGGGAGTACAGCTCTGATGCGATTAAGGAAATGATCAAGGCAAAACAGCAAGAGAAGTGGGAGTTCCTCTTCCTTGGTGCAAACATCGATGCGATAGAGACTGCTTCCCACTTCGGCATCCAAGCTGACCGGGCTCAGAGCTTTCATGCCGACAGCGAGGGGATTCAGGTCAACTTCAATGTTGTCTGTGATGCGGTCAGCAGCGTCAGGACATACAAGAAGGTTCCCGAGAACTGGAAAGAAGGGATCAAGCAGGATTTTGAGAAGCGCCGAAGCAAGAAGCGGTGA
- a CDS encoding Ldh family oxidoreductase, with amino-acid sequence MKEEIRIGRNALEQFVAGVFSNLGLSSEEAADSAEILVAADARGIPSHGVARLWRYENGIRKGIMASSVIPSILRETPISLVLDANGAMGMYLSKQTMTKVIEKAKGSGAAFASIRNSNHYGIAGYYAEMAAKHDMIGICMTNTAALGVPTFGRMSMFGTNPIAFSIPGHSGKLFTLDMSTTAVTRGKIEVYEREQRELPQGWAVDTKGQVTGNAGQLLQDMLYQRGGGLIPLGGAGELFGGHKGYGLAVMVDIMTAITSGGVFGKSVMDSEATSARVCHFFGAIRLDVFRDPEELKTDMDRLLEELNNTEPAQGCERVYYAGQKEHEAERNSNLNGVPLSLKVFEQLSAIGKRAGVEFPQPLL; translated from the coding sequence ATGAAAGAAGAAATCAGGATCGGGCGAAACGCGTTGGAACAGTTTGTTGCAGGTGTTTTCAGCAACCTGGGCCTCTCATCCGAGGAGGCTGCTGATTCAGCTGAGATTCTGGTTGCAGCCGATGCCCGCGGCATCCCCAGCCATGGGGTGGCCCGGCTTTGGCGCTATGAGAATGGAATACGAAAAGGCATCATGGCAAGCTCTGTTATTCCGTCAATCCTCCGTGAAACACCGATTTCCTTGGTTCTGGATGCAAACGGAGCCATGGGTATGTACCTGAGCAAACAGACGATGACCAAGGTGATTGAGAAAGCGAAAGGAAGCGGGGCCGCATTTGCTTCAATTCGTAACAGCAATCATTATGGAATAGCCGGCTATTATGCGGAGATGGCTGCCAAACACGACATGATCGGCATCTGCATGACCAATACCGCTGCGTTGGGGGTGCCCACCTTCGGTCGGATGTCGATGTTCGGCACCAATCCCATCGCCTTCTCCATACCCGGTCACTCAGGCAAGCTCTTCACCCTGGATATGTCCACCACGGCGGTGACAAGAGGAAAGATTGAAGTGTATGAGCGCGAGCAGCGGGAGCTGCCCCAAGGATGGGCGGTTGATACCAAGGGACAAGTAACCGGCAATGCAGGCCAATTGCTTCAGGACATGCTCTATCAGAGGGGAGGCGGGCTCATTCCCCTCGGAGGTGCGGGAGAACTCTTTGGCGGGCACAAGGGATATGGCTTGGCAGTCATGGTCGATATCATGACCGCTATCACCAGCGGCGGGGTATTCGGCAAGTCCGTCATGGACAGTGAGGCCACCAGTGCACGCGTCTGCCATTTCTTCGGAGCCATCCGCCTTGACGTATTCCGGGACCCCGAGGAATTGAAAACCGATATGGACAGGCTGTTGGAAGAATTGAACAACACCGAGCCTGCTCAAGGGTGTGAACGGGTCTATTATGCTGGTCAGAAGGAGCATGAAGCAGAAAGAAACAGCAACCTCAACGGCGTCCCTCTCTCATTGAAGGTGTTTGAACAGCTGAGCGCGATCGGGAAGAGGGCCGGGGTGGAGTTTCCCCAGCCCCTTTTGTGA
- a CDS encoding D-hexose-6-phosphate mutarotase produces the protein METAAHVHVHQLSQTVRMASEPAGLSVLLIENEQARCLVYLQGAHVASFTPNGQGNLLFMSPYSAYEKGKPFRGGIPICFPWFGKHPKRDDLYLHGLVRTKAWELREVNDIADGSTKIILATEDDECTRSIWPHRFSLQLTITVAAFLRLELQVTNADEQPISFEEAFHTYFHIGSLPDCSITGLEGCPVVDRADGNREYSQNGLVFVGGEFVRIFEHAGPVVVLHDPILGRTIRMEQENLKQVFVWNPGDEKARQNPEVLDAWKDFVCVEQVNSGKAAVVLEKGRTHQSTLQISSLPYGNLTGGHA, from the coding sequence ATGGAAACAGCAGCACATGTACACGTGCATCAGCTCTCCCAGACAGTTCGGATGGCCTCAGAGCCTGCTGGATTGAGCGTTCTCCTTATTGAAAATGAGCAAGCCCGGTGCCTGGTATACCTGCAGGGAGCTCATGTAGCCTCTTTCACTCCGAATGGCCAGGGCAATCTATTATTCATGAGTCCATACAGTGCATACGAGAAAGGAAAGCCGTTTCGGGGAGGCATTCCAATCTGTTTTCCTTGGTTTGGCAAGCATCCGAAAAGGGATGATCTGTATCTCCACGGCTTGGTTCGCACCAAGGCATGGGAACTGAGAGAGGTGAATGATATTGCCGACGGTTCGACCAAGATCATCTTGGCCACTGAGGATGACGAATGCACCCGCTCCATTTGGCCGCATCGATTCTCCCTGCAGCTGACGATAACCGTCGCCGCTTTCCTGCGATTGGAGCTGCAGGTGACCAATGCTGATGAACAGCCAATCTCGTTTGAAGAAGCCTTCCACACGTATTTTCACATCGGCAGCTTGCCGGACTGCTCGATCACAGGGCTGGAGGGATGTCCCGTCGTTGACCGAGCTGACGGCAATCGGGAGTACTCCCAAAACGGGCTTGTGTTCGTCGGCGGGGAATTTGTCCGCATCTTTGAGCATGCAGGACCGGTTGTGGTGCTCCACGATCCTATTCTTGGACGAACCATCCGAATGGAACAGGAAAACCTGAAACAGGTCTTTGTCTGGAATCCCGGTGATGAGAAAGCAAGGCAGAATCCGGAAGTATTGGATGCCTGGAAGGATTTTGTCTGTGTCGAGCAGGTCAACAGCGGGAAGGCAGCCGTGGTCCTTGAAAAAGGCCGAACCCATCAGAGCACACTTCAGATATCATCACTACCATATGGAAATCTCACAGGAGGTCACGCATGA
- a CDS encoding C4-dicarboxylate TRAP transporter substrate-binding protein yields the protein MKKIISIISLLLIIASVLLPAAGVQEAPAQKQYVLRFNHVLTPQDPYHAAFLNWAEAVKERTNGGLTVEVYPSAQLGVEEDILEQIRQGANIGQNTDAARLGMYVPDMAVMNAPYFVETLDEVQKLNTLPTVQAWKAELERTQGFKVLSFFWVQGFRQTVTNKPITSPKDLNGLRIRTPGAPIWQESIRAIGAIPVAMNYGDMFSGLQTKAIDGLELSFTATSTGNFHEVCKYVNETKHILLINFEVISSKWFNSLPPEYQQILEEECNKAGLEVSRQYLEELDPKNLALLKSRGMTVIPEAQIDMKAFKAAGEAAYVKLNLQAARDKIYAEMGKAK from the coding sequence GTGAAAAAGATCATCAGTATCATCTCACTCTTGCTCATCATCGCTTCCGTACTGCTTCCCGCCGCAGGGGTACAGGAAGCGCCCGCACAAAAGCAGTATGTTTTGCGTTTCAATCATGTATTAACACCGCAAGATCCGTATCATGCTGCATTCTTGAATTGGGCTGAAGCGGTCAAGGAAAGGACAAACGGAGGCTTGACCGTCGAAGTCTATCCCAGCGCCCAGTTGGGGGTTGAAGAGGACATCCTCGAGCAAATCCGTCAGGGGGCGAACATCGGACAGAATACCGATGCAGCACGTCTAGGCATGTATGTTCCCGACATGGCCGTGATGAATGCCCCCTACTTTGTCGAGACGCTCGATGAAGTTCAAAAACTGAACACGTTGCCGACCGTACAGGCATGGAAAGCCGAGCTCGAACGGACCCAAGGCTTCAAGGTCCTTTCATTCTTCTGGGTGCAGGGATTCAGGCAAACGGTCACCAATAAGCCGATCACCAGCCCCAAAGACTTGAATGGACTGCGCATCAGGACACCGGGTGCGCCGATCTGGCAGGAGTCCATCAGGGCCATCGGGGCCATTCCGGTAGCCATGAACTACGGGGATATGTTCAGCGGCTTGCAGACCAAGGCCATCGACGGGCTCGAGCTCTCCTTCACCGCCACCTCGACAGGGAATTTCCATGAGGTTTGCAAGTATGTGAATGAAACCAAGCATATCTTGCTGATCAATTTCGAGGTCATCAGCAGCAAGTGGTTCAATTCACTGCCTCCCGAATACCAACAAATCTTGGAAGAAGAGTGCAACAAGGCAGGATTGGAGGTTTCCCGCCAATATCTTGAGGAGTTGGATCCGAAAAACCTTGCACTGCTGAAGAGCAGGGGCATGACCGTCATTCCCGAAGCGCAAATCGACATGAAGGCGTTCAAGGCTGCAGGAGAAGCTGCTTACGTAAAACTCAACCTGCAGGCGGCCCGGGACAAGATCTATGCTGAAATGGGCAAAGCCAAGTAA
- a CDS encoding TRAP transporter small permease encodes MRKFYERICRLEVIVSAVFLSASCLLIFIGALARSVDKPVNWSQDFSLFLFAWSVFLAADVALRHDKLVKMELLLLKISEKSARIITIINYLLIVVFLAALAVYGVKLSFISYRRVFQGIPGFSYTWVILCVPVGCTLMIITSILKLKNLFQSCRKGV; translated from the coding sequence ATGCGGAAATTCTATGAACGAATATGTAGACTGGAAGTCATAGTCTCGGCAGTATTCCTGTCAGCCAGCTGCCTGCTCATATTCATTGGCGCCTTGGCCAGATCGGTGGACAAGCCGGTGAACTGGTCCCAGGATTTTTCTCTTTTCTTGTTTGCTTGGAGTGTTTTCTTGGCTGCAGATGTTGCATTGCGCCATGACAAATTAGTGAAAATGGAGCTGTTGCTGCTCAAAATCTCGGAAAAGAGTGCCAGAATCATCACCATCATCAACTACCTGCTCATCGTCGTATTTCTTGCCGCTCTCGCAGTCTACGGGGTGAAGCTCAGTTTCATCTCCTATCGAAGAGTGTTCCAGGGCATTCCAGGCTTCAGCTATACCTGGGTGATCCTCTGTGTACCTGTTGGTTGCACGCTGATGATCATCACCTCGATTCTAAAACTCAAGAATCTGTTCCAGAGCTGCAGGAAGGGGGTCTGA
- a CDS encoding TRAP transporter large permease, producing the protein MLLVTILFIVFLVMGMPVAFAIGISGMAFFLQHPELPFTITVQLPISQTQNFAMLAVPLFIFAGNLMNSSGITKRLMKLSSVLTGHMHGGLAQVSVVLSTCMGGVSGSAIADASMEARVLGPDMIERGYSKGYTANVISWTALITATIPPGVGIILYGTVGEVSIGRLFASGMLVGLLMMIGLMITVWITSTRRGYGAERKKATTKEVFSAIGESIWALLFPILLLGGIRSGIFTPSEVGAFACIYAIIIGAFIYRELDFLKIARTLGDTVIDVGAIMFIIALSGIFGYGIPLENIPKLLTDAILGISQNQYLVMLIILGILVILGMFMDGSVIILLFTPIFLPLAKAVNIDPVHFGILFCTIITMGNMTPPVGLAMYAVCQILDIPLTDYIKDMWAFFFTVIVLVVILMFFPRLVLFLPNLLFG; encoded by the coding sequence ATGCTGCTTGTAACAATCCTATTCATCGTATTTCTTGTCATGGGCATGCCTGTGGCCTTCGCAATCGGAATATCAGGAATGGCATTCTTTCTTCAGCATCCCGAGCTGCCCTTCACCATCACGGTCCAGCTGCCTATTTCCCAGACACAGAACTTTGCCATGCTTGCTGTCCCCCTGTTCATTTTTGCAGGGAATCTGATGAACTCATCGGGAATCACCAAACGCCTGATGAAGCTCTCCTCGGTCCTGACCGGACATATGCACGGGGGACTGGCACAAGTCAGCGTGGTGCTCTCCACCTGCATGGGAGGGGTTTCCGGTTCTGCCATTGCCGATGCCTCCATGGAGGCACGGGTGCTCGGGCCTGATATGATCGAACGGGGATACTCAAAGGGATATACCGCAAATGTCATCAGCTGGACGGCCCTCATTACTGCAACCATTCCTCCAGGGGTGGGCATCATCCTGTATGGGACTGTCGGAGAGGTCTCCATCGGCCGGCTTTTTGCTTCAGGCATGCTGGTGGGCCTGCTTATGATGATCGGCTTGATGATTACCGTTTGGATCACTTCCACACGCCGCGGCTACGGGGCTGAACGGAAGAAAGCGACCACAAAGGAAGTATTCTCTGCAATCGGAGAGAGCATTTGGGCTCTATTATTCCCCATCCTCTTGTTGGGAGGCATCCGCAGCGGCATCTTCACACCTTCTGAAGTGGGAGCCTTTGCCTGCATCTACGCCATAATCATAGGCGCTTTCATCTATCGGGAGCTGGACTTCCTCAAAATTGCCAGAACACTCGGAGACACGGTCATCGATGTCGGGGCTATTATGTTCATCATCGCCCTCTCAGGTATTTTCGGATATGGGATTCCTCTGGAAAACATCCCCAAACTGCTTACGGATGCAATATTGGGTATTTCCCAAAACCAATATTTGGTCATGCTCATCATCCTCGGAATTTTAGTCATTCTTGGCATGTTCATGGATGGTTCGGTCATCATCCTCCTTTTCACCCCGATCTTCCTTCCTTTGGCGAAGGCGGTCAATATTGATCCGGTCCACTTCGGCATCCTGTTCTGTACCATCATCACAATGGGAAACATGACCCCGCCGGTGGGCTTGGCTATGTATGCAGTGTGCCAGATACTCGATATTCCATTAACCGACTACATCAAGGATATGTGGGCGTTTTTCTTCACCGTCATTGTATTGGTGGTGATCCTGATGTTCTTCCCCAGACTTGTTTTATTCCTGCCGAACTTGTTGTTCGGGTAA
- a CDS encoding SDR family NAD(P)-dependent oxidoreductase, which translates to MKLDGKLAVITGAARGIGREIAIRFAKEGAAVVLVDVRIPAETEQVIQSFSPNVLSAVVDIADAEAVERLVQQVHAWKGPVDIVVNNAGIITREGILDLTPQQWRKVIDVNVNGTFYMCKAFLPDMVAKRCGKIVNVTSIAGKIGDITASPAYGTSKGAVNTFTRSLARQLAEYGITVNAVAPHAIETDMSAEWSEEKRRNVVASIPLKRMGTSGEVAAAVLFLASDEASFITGETLNVNGGYLMD; encoded by the coding sequence ATGAAATTGGATGGAAAACTTGCCGTCATCACCGGTGCAGCCCGCGGTATAGGAAGAGAGATTGCAATCCGCTTTGCAAAGGAGGGTGCTGCAGTAGTCCTGGTTGATGTACGGATTCCGGCCGAGACCGAGCAAGTAATACAAAGCTTCAGCCCGAATGTGTTGTCCGCTGTTGTTGACATTGCCGATGCTGAGGCTGTGGAGCGCCTGGTCCAACAGGTTCATGCCTGGAAAGGTCCTGTTGATATTGTAGTGAACAATGCAGGTATCATCACACGGGAAGGAATCCTCGACTTGACCCCGCAGCAGTGGCGCAAGGTCATCGACGTCAATGTGAACGGAACGTTCTATATGTGCAAGGCATTCCTGCCCGATATGGTGGCCAAACGCTGCGGGAAAATCGTCAATGTGACGTCCATAGCGGGAAAGATCGGCGACATCACCGCAAGTCCTGCATACGGCACCTCCAAAGGTGCTGTCAATACCTTCACCCGTTCACTTGCCCGCCAGTTGGCGGAGTACGGCATCACAGTCAATGCCGTGGCTCCCCATGCCATTGAGACGGACATGAGTGCTGAATGGTCGGAGGAGAAACGAAGAAATGTGGTCGCTTCGATTCCTCTCAAGCGGATGGGGACATCCGGCGAGGTAGCCGCTGCAGTACTCTTCCTGGCCTCTGATGAGGCTTCCTTCATCACCGGGGAGACGTTGAACGTCAATGGTGGTTACTTGATGGACTGA
- a CDS encoding GntR family transcriptional regulator has product MKQEPVAVIDKRSLAEQVYQYLCDSIIGGRFNYGDTLSTKQLAKELDVSMMPIREALKRLEIDGLVEIRPRSMCLLRTPTKKTILSAIAMRELLEVYSVKSIYETIEKERLEPLKALTSAMAEALAQENLPTYIKFDCQYHLMLCSLCDNEFIHRSYKELNLHLNMKYMYDIGIKPNYSQTFQDHIDLLEALEHHSPVALKIIEKHLHTSKKNILSGAFLAGDEESQSIK; this is encoded by the coding sequence ATGAAGCAGGAACCGGTTGCTGTAATTGATAAACGGAGTTTGGCGGAGCAAGTCTATCAGTATCTATGTGATTCCATCATCGGTGGCCGATTCAACTATGGTGATACCTTGAGTACCAAGCAGCTGGCCAAGGAACTTGATGTCAGCATGATGCCGATCCGTGAGGCCCTGAAGCGGTTGGAAATCGATGGTTTGGTGGAAATCAGGCCCAGAAGCATGTGCTTGCTCAGGACGCCGACCAAGAAAACCATCCTCTCTGCAATTGCGATGAGGGAGTTGCTGGAAGTCTATTCCGTAAAGAGCATCTATGAAACCATTGAGAAAGAGAGGTTGGAACCCCTGAAGGCCCTCACTTCTGCGATGGCGGAAGCTCTGGCGCAAGAGAATCTCCCTACGTATATAAAATTCGACTGCCAATATCATCTCATGCTCTGCTCCCTGTGTGACAATGAGTTCATCCATCGGTCCTACAAGGAGTTGAACCTGCACCTGAATATGAAGTATATGTATGATATCGGAATCAAGCCGAACTACTCACAGACGTTCCAAGACCATATCGATCTCCTGGAAGCCTTGGAACATCACTCGCCGGTTGCACTGAAAATCATAGAGAAGCATCTGCATACCAGCAAGAAAAACATCCTCAGCGGTGCTTTTCTTGCCGGCGATGAAGAATCTCAGTCCATCAAGTAA